A region from the Lolium perenne isolate Kyuss_39 chromosome 4, Kyuss_2.0, whole genome shotgun sequence genome encodes:
- the LOC127346763 gene encoding uncharacterized protein has translation MPFGLKNAGATYQKMMQTCLATQIGKNIQVYIEDVVITTKTGSSLTDDLRETFDNLNKLSNDEADVLAHIGSQCLPIPPGVFREEISERSTKAKKTLKQPKKKEKAKKDSGAPAAQETHISDDEEEPEEVMMIEVPWMQVYVAYITRKEIPQDPVEARGVIRRSKAFTVVKGELYKRSISGVL, from the exons ATGCCCTTCgggctgaaaaacgcgggagccactTACCAGAAAATGATGCAGACGTGTctcgccacacagattggcaagaacattCAAGTATATATCGAAGATGTCGTCATCACAACAAAGACAGGGTCATCCCTCACCGATGACCTGcgtgaaaccttcgacaacctcaacaa gttaagcaatgatgaagccgacgttttggCACACATCGGCTCGCAGTGCCTGCCAATCCCACCTGGTGTTTTCAGGGAGGAAATCAGTGAAAGGTCAACCAAGGCAAAGAAAACACTGAAGCAgccgaagaaaaaggaaaaggccaagaaagactcgggggctccagcagctCAAGAAACACATATATCagatgatgaggaagaaccagAGGAAGTCATGATGATTgaagttccatggatgcaggtgtacgTAGCATACATCACAAGAAAAGAAATACCCCAAGATCCAGTGGAGGCACGAGGAGTTATCAGACGATCCAAGGCGTTTACTGTGGTTAAAGGAGAGCTATATAAACGAAGTATATCAGGAGTGTTGTag